In Desulfovibrio litoralis DSM 11393, a genomic segment contains:
- the lpxK gene encoding tetraacyldisaccharide 4'-kinase, with translation MGIIQTNTALIWQKRLLLILKPISFIYTLLMRFRAYLYRNNFITSYQAKLPCISIGNISWGGSGKTPIISYLLNLTKSDGLNTVVLTRGYGSLACKQKNLPLLVDPYSNADQSGDEPLMLALNHGEAKIVIDPKRVRAVKALEQKTLLADYKPQLILLDDGFQHLALKRTLDLLLLKLDDFMPEYWNQVIPCGTWREDKTALKRASAFMSKLNKPLTPKLFEIIKKRLSPFNKPLFPFILKTTGIFPISTLFNKNNKLSNNTLFQNENKQPYLFVSGISNPEQAQHSVSTFLGNNPTQTKYYPDHHNFSQLELQEWLKPKLPIICTEKDAVKIHSMTNHFENIYYLKVEAEISDCIFTGTNFNTWVKKYIINQ, from the coding sequence GTGGGCATTATACAAACAAACACAGCACTTATCTGGCAAAAGCGTTTATTATTGATACTAAAACCAATAAGTTTTATATATACTTTACTAATGCGTTTTCGTGCTTATTTATATCGAAATAACTTTATTACTTCCTATCAAGCCAAGTTACCTTGTATCTCTATAGGAAATATATCTTGGGGCGGTAGCGGTAAAACTCCGATTATCAGCTATTTATTAAATTTAACGAAATCAGACGGCCTCAATACAGTGGTTTTAACAAGAGGTTATGGATCTTTAGCCTGTAAACAAAAAAATCTCCCTTTACTCGTTGATCCATATTCAAATGCGGATCAAAGCGGAGATGAACCGCTAATGTTAGCCCTAAACCACGGGGAAGCAAAAATTGTTATTGATCCTAAGCGAGTGCGTGCGGTTAAGGCATTGGAACAAAAAACACTTTTAGCAGATTATAAACCTCAACTAATTTTACTTGATGACGGCTTTCAACATTTGGCTTTAAAAAGAACACTTGATTTACTGCTTTTAAAACTTGATGATTTTATGCCTGAATATTGGAACCAAGTGATTCCTTGCGGAACGTGGCGTGAGGATAAAACGGCTTTAAAACGTGCCTCTGCTTTTATGTCAAAGTTAAACAAACCGTTAACGCCTAAACTTTTCGAAATAATAAAAAAACGTTTAAGCCCCTTTAATAAACCGCTTTTTCCTTTTATCTTAAAAACAACAGGTATCTTCCCTATTTCAACCTTGTTTAATAAAAACAATAAATTATCTAACAACACCTTGTTTCAGAATGAAAACAAACAACCCTATTTGTTTGTTTCGGGAATCTCAAACCCAGAACAAGCACAACACTCTGTCTCAACATTTTTGGGGAATAATCCCACACAAACAAAATATTACCCGGATCATCACAACTTCAGCCAACTTGAACTTCAAGAATGGTTAAAGCCGAAACTCCCGATAATCTGCACGGAAAAGGACGCCGTCAAAATACACTCTATGACCAATCACTTTGAGAATATTTATTATTTAAAAGTTGAAGCTGAAATATCCGATTGTATTTTTACAGGTACAAACTTTAATACTTGGGTTAAAAAATATATTATAAATCAATAA
- a CDS encoding response regulator has product MRILIVDDDFTSRKILQKMLAQYGSVDVATDGEEGVAAFHSALKEGEAYDLITMDIIMPNMDGQKCLQEIRQIEKERGVDPKDAVKVIMVSGLSNNEALHDAFFLGAATSYITKPISKEVLLNEMSSLGLVLS; this is encoded by the coding sequence ATGAGAATTCTCATCGTTGATGATGACTTTACTAGCCGAAAAATATTACAAAAGATGCTTGCTCAATATGGTTCGGTTGATGTTGCAACAGACGGAGAAGAAGGCGTGGCGGCTTTTCACTCTGCACTTAAAGAAGGCGAAGCTTACGATTTGATCACTATGGACATTATTATGCCTAATATGGACGGTCAAAAATGCCTGCAAGAAATAAGACAAATAGAAAAAGAACGTGGTGTAGACCCAAAAGATGCTGTTAAAGTTATTATGGTTTCCGGGCTTTCAAATAACGAAGCTTTGCATGATGCCTTTTTCCTTGGAGCGGCAACAAGCTATATAACAAAACCAATTTCCAAAGAAGTATTGTTAAACGAAATGAGTTCGTTAGGTCTCGTATTGTCATAG